GGTGGATTTCATGCCTTGCTTATTCCCGTTAATATTTTGGGTTCGCAAATCCTGGCTGCCATGTATGCGCTGGGGGTATTGCTTCTGGATGGTGTTGTGTTTATCCATGTGCTGTTATGTCTCATCTATCGTGATCGAGTGCTGCTGCATGAAGCCAAGAGCGGAACGAGGCTGGCTATCGTAGAGAATAAACCATTAAATAAGACTGATTAATGTTGGTTACCACAGGGTTTATTATTTGTTATAATGTGGAAAACGGGTTCGTCGAGGGGGAGATACAACTGAAAGGCAAAATCCTCTCCATTTCCGCAATCATCGTAGGGTTGCTGTTTATTTCCAACCAACATCTGGGCTATTCATTCGGAGATGATCTGTTCCGCTGGGCAGGGATCTCACCATGGACTCAGGAAGGTAATTATGGTCTTCATCTGCCTGTTATAGCAGGTCTTATTTTGTTGGTAGCTGGCATCCTATGGGTGGCACGGATTTATCGTCCACGTTATCCGAAGATTATGAGCCGATTATTAATCGGCTGTATCGCATGGATCGTTATTTTTCCATTTATATCAGAGTTTGTTATGTATGTGGTGAATTATAATTCGAGCGGAACATCTACCGTGTCCTATTCCAGGAAAGACAGCAAGTGTGATTATCGCACAGAGAACGATGCTATTCGGGCGCACTGCCAGCTTCATATTTACAGCTATGGTAACGAGCAGCAGGTTATAGTACGGCCGTTAAGCGTTGATATTGGCGGGAGGATGGTTGATTTCGAGTCTAAGGAGGTTACGGTTCGGCCACGAGGTCGGATACAGATTAGCGAAACCTTTGAGGGTTTCTTGGAACAGCCTGACTCTTCCTACAGTATGTCGGGGGGAACCAACGAGCCGGGCATCGAGCTGATCGTGGATGGCAGAAGCAAACAGGTGAAATAGCCATCCGGTTCTTCAGAATAATGACTCTGAATTGTGGGGTTAACCATGGTCGATATTCATCGTGCGGGTCGGCTTATGAAAATACCGCTGATCACGCTGCTGTTGCTGGTGATGTGTTCATCGCCAGCTGCAGTTGCTTCCTGGGCATACTCATTTGTCGTCAATGATGGGAAGGTTTTTGTCGTGTCAGAGAACCGCGTGGATGAGTCCACGCTTGGAGACGTGGTGGGGAAGGTCACCTACCATACGGATCAGGAAGGGACCTACGGCGGCAACTTCTCTAATATTTACCCAAAGGGAACGAAATACTATGCCATCCAAGGAATCGCTCCTGAATCCGCCATCGCGGTTGAGACGCAGGAAGGTTATGTCATGGCTCGTTATGAGGGTGAGTATGGCGGATCCCGTGTTCCGTGGGAAGTCATCAAGAATTGGATTGCGGCGGGGCTGATCCTGCTAGTCGTTGTGTGGGTGGCGGCCGTTGTTCGAAAGAAGCGGGCAAGTGGCTCATATAGGCGCTAGCTGCTTCGGGAGCTAAGCAGACTTATTCACGATGTGCAATAACAGCCGGTATTCTTTGAGCATGCTCATTGGACACCGGCTTGTTATATTCATGTATCATTGCGGATTGCAGGTTGACCTATGGAGGATTTATATTTGCTACAATAGAAAATAGAACTAGAAACCGATACGATAAGGAGACAGCTCATGAAACCGATACGAAACTCGGCCAAGGCCGTTATTATGCGGAATCATCAAATCCTTCTAACGAAAAACGTAGACCATTTGGGGGATTTCTATCTGTTCCCAGGCGGTGGACAAGAAAAGGGGGAAACCTTGGTGCAGGCGGTGATCAGAGAGTGCCAGGAGGAAATCGGGCGTAAGGTGGAAGTTCGTGATCTCCTGCATGTCCGTGAATACATAGGGTCCAATCATGAATTTGCGGAATGGGATTCCGATGTGCACCAAGTGGAGTTTTATTTTGAGTGCAGCTTGGCGGATGCAGGGGATAGCTTTCTTGGCCATAACCCGGATGAATACCAGGTGGGTGTGGAATGGATCGATCTGTCCGCATTGGATGAGATTCGAGTATACCCTCGATCCCTGGTCAAGCCACTTCAGGATAAGGCTGCACACCCCGTAGTTTGCTATGTTGGCGATACGAACTGATTTTATCTACAGAAAATCTTGAAGTTTGTGGTCAAAAATTCAATGGGATGATGGAGGATGCCGAATATGGATCAATGGGAATACAAAACGCTGAAATACAAAACCGGAGGATTCCTTGGAGGCAAGGTGAACGAAGAGGAATTTGAGGATTTATTAAACAGTTACGGAATTGACGGCTGGGAATTGATCTCGTGCTTTGATACGAGTGTGCATCAAGGCCAGTCCAGAGACATCATTGCCGTAATGAAGCGAAGAGCTTATCTGGGGTGAGGGATAAATAAAGGGGAGACGATATTATGATCATTCGCGAGACAGAGGATGCTTTTGTGATGACGGCCCAGGACGACCATGGCCGATTCTCGGGCGATGTAGCCCGGGGCTTCCGGCGAGAGCTGTTTATGGATGAGTCTGTATTGAAAGAAGTACTGCTGGCTATAACCGAGCATGACCGCGCTTGGCTTCGGATGGATGACACGCCGATCTGGAATGACGAGAGCCGGACTCCATACACTTTTATCGATTATCCGGTCCTGCCGAAAATGCTAATGTATA
Above is a window of Paenibacillus sp. FSL K6-1330 DNA encoding:
- a CDS encoding NUDIX domain-containing protein, whose protein sequence is MKPIRNSAKAVIMRNHQILLTKNVDHLGDFYLFPGGGQEKGETLVQAVIRECQEEIGRKVEVRDLLHVREYIGSNHEFAEWDSDVHQVEFYFECSLADAGDSFLGHNPDEYQVGVEWIDLSALDEIRVYPRSLVKPLQDKAAHPVVCYVGDTN
- a CDS encoding DUF4177 domain-containing protein, with the protein product MDQWEYKTLKYKTGGFLGGKVNEEEFEDLLNSYGIDGWELISCFDTSVHQGQSRDIIAVMKRRAYLG